One part of the Ursus arctos isolate Adak ecotype North America unplaced genomic scaffold, UrsArc2.0 scaffold_16, whole genome shotgun sequence genome encodes these proteins:
- the LOC130543843 gene encoding ral guanine nucleotide dissociation stimulator-like: MLRLREGTMERFVQSLVPSFPDGSISTTSTIFCMYEMFTSATQVLGQQLNRTLSPFLGTWPDQNLQAIYQSLGRDRVEIKVAYVHGAMVLKWHAWDLTNHVPLLLMQRELLALTEAEVEVPAPGLLPAAEPGTGPPIELEATPAVGQLSPAVSEPASPPSAVPELQPVLPSSACVPGAEQQSAGPPFLLESFTQATATEPTAAPEASCHGCVTPKNQLGEEKPDLLDFPPRLVAEQLTYMDAELFKKLLPHQCLGSVWSKRNKPGNEHLAPTVRATVAQFNGVAKCVITTCLGNPSMTARDRAMVVEHWIKVAKACQTLRNYSSLRAILSALQSVSIHRLENTWGKVSRKPLRIFQKLCSKDTAQGRNLLIKERPSNRFATLVMALRGAQKRMQKKGVVPFLGTFLTELVMLDTAMEDYLEVGEPEDCGGGTRIRRFGSRTPLY, translated from the exons atgctgaggctccgagaaggcacaatggagcgtttcgtacagtccctggtgccatccttcccagatgggagcatctcaaccacctcaacgatcttctgcatgtatgagatgttcacttcagccacacaggtcctgggccagcagctcaatcg caccctgtctcccttcttgggtacctggcctgaccagaatttgcaggctatctatcagtccctgggccgtgaccgtgtcgagatcaaggtggcctatgtgcatggggccatggttctgaagtggcatgcctgggacctgacaaaccatgtcccccttctcctgatgcagcgggaacttctggcgctcactgaggcagaggtggagg tgccagctccagggctccttccagcggcagagccaggaacagggcctcctatagagctagaggcgaccccggctGTGggtcaactgtcacctgcggtgtcagagccagcctcccctccgtcagctgttccagaactgcaacccgtgctcccatcttctgcatgtgtgccgggtgctgagcagcagtcagctggaccaccctttttgctggaaagtttcactcaggcaacagcgacagagcccaccgcggccccagaggcttcctgccacggctgtgtcaccccaaagaaccagctgggtgaggagaagcccgacctcctggacttccctcccaggctggtggcagagcagctcacgtatatggatgcg gagctgttcaagaagctgctgccccatcagtgcctgggctccgtctggtccaagcgcaacaagcctggcaatgagcacctggcacccacagtccgggccactgtcgcccagttcaacggtgtggccaagtgtgtcatcaccacctgccttggcaacccaagcatgacagcccgggacagggccatggtggtggagcactggatcaaggtggccaag gcctgtcaaaccctgaggaactactcgtccttacgtgccatcctctcggctctacagagtgtctccattcaccgcctcgagaacacgtgggggaaggtttccag gaagccattgaggatctttcaaaagctgtgcagcaaggacaccgcacagggcaggaacctgctcatcaag gaACGACCGTCCAAcagatttgccaccctggtgatggccctccggggagcccagaagaggatgcagaagaag ggtgtcgtgcctttccttggcactttcctcaccgagctggtgatgttagataccgccatggaggactatctggaggtgggtgagcctgaggattgtgggggagggaccagaatccggaggtttgggagcagaacgcccctgtactga